The window GCTTAAAGTTGGCCAGAAAAGGCGCGGGATTGGAGGGAGGAAAATAAGCTAGTAAGTCGCCTGCAGTGATCTCTTTGTACGCTTAGCGAGCCTTCAAATCGCTCTGCGATCTCTTCGAAGCGAACTTGTTGGTTGACACTAATTTTTGGGATCAGAAAACCTTCGATCTGCTTAAAGTTAAGTCCAGGCTTTGTTTGCCCATACTGCCATTTTTGAATTTGGCGCTGCCCTTCACGAGAACTTAGAAAGAAAGAAAGAAACTTTGGCCGTAATTTTGCGAGAGTCGGCCTGAGGATCGCAACATGCTGACTAACGTATGATCCGATCAAGTCTGCAGGAAGTTCGGCCACCCTGCCGATCCGCGATCCAGTAACCGTCAAAAGAACGTCACCTTTATGCGTGCGAGTTCTCCGTGCTTCGGCGTTCTCAGGAGCAGCAACATACACTGGGTCTTCGTGGGAAATGCTGTTCATTTGAACATCCAACGAGCGAATGAAACGTGATCCTTCGGGGGAATAATATTTCGACCAATTTCGACCGCCGCTCGTGATAAAATCTAGGTACTCTCCCAATGCCTCCGTCTTGCCG is drawn from Bradyrhizobium lablabi and contains these coding sequences:
- a CDS encoding restriction endonuclease subunit S, translating into MTFRTARLSEICDINPKIPKSLDDSALASFLPMAAVSEEGRIAFEEERTVAEVKKGYTYFERGDVLVAKITPCFENGKASRTFSLSKPFGFGSTEFHVLRVANDVLPDFLFYKIWNSSFRELGAQNMTGSAGQKRVPADFLKRLEIRLPPLEEQRRIAAILDKADALRRKRKSALDLLENTKNSFVEFALRKASSGKTEALGEYLDFITSGGRNWSKYYSPEGSRFIRSLDVQMNSISHEDPVYVAAPENAEARRTRTHKGDVLLTVTGSRIGRVAELPADLIGSYVSQHVAILRPTLAKLRPKFLSFFLSSREGQRQIQKWQYGQTKPGLNFKQIEGFLIPKISVNQQVRFEEIAERFEGSLSVQRDHCRRLTSLFSSLQSRAFSGQL